The segment aggggatgcttactcctcctaggcacctgatcccacctctggtgtgtccaggggtccgtgtttgcccaactatctattttgtattgcttgtaggagttatgagattgatcactgttcgttatcttcaccttgcataaggaAACGTAcacctttgaaaattttaaaccatgattttctcttttcttttgacattgtatcatggCTACATGTATGTCGGTGCCACAGTATGGGATCAAACTTTTTATGGGaataaagttttcaagaattcttttaaaaattaccaTATGCTAAAGAACAGCATGCAGGGCCAAAGTAACTcgtgtgagcgatgtggcccatgggccacttGTTTTTCTTGTGTAATCACTTGTTTAGGATCAGAAAGAGTTTATTGAATTTCTACTTAAATTTTGTTAGAAACATCATATGTATTTGAGGCAACTCCTGCTGAAGAACCACTTGCCTTTGTCCCaggtatgttttttttttatacctctACATGTACGAATTTAATCTGTGTTAATGTACAATGTCAACACCAGtgaaatatatttagaaaattaatacacctgattccacctctggtttgtccaaggatacgtgtttgccctactatctattttgtattgcttgtaggagttatgagattgatcactgttcgttatcttcaccttacgtCAATAGAAAGATTTACAGAGTTTAAAAAAACAGTTGTAGACTGGATTCTTAGGCAATAGCAGCTTTGTGTGACCCGCATTGAGATCCGTTCTCGATCAAATAACACTGCATTTGTTCTTGAACCCGGTAAATAACAGCATAGTATTAACCTCGTAACATATTTCCAAGTTTTGGGAATAGCAGCACAACATTTTAAATCATCAATCATAGAATCtataaaacaaactttaaacatattttcatttcatgtttGATATGTTCAACGATTCTTGCAGTTAAAAGTCTTGAAGTTCCACTTGAGGATGTAACGCACGCTAAAATGATAACATGTGTTACCAGAACCGAAGTGTTTCATGGAaaagggaagataacgaacaatgatcaatctcataaatacaaAAGTAAGATTAGGGCAAACACATAACCTTGTTCACATCAAAGGTGGATCGGAtgcctcggaggagtaagcattccctgtaaactggttacacccgccgtaagTCCTATATCTTCATGAcataaacgaagtaatccgtagtcaaaattgaTTTGTaacgaacggcctaacaataacCTAAAGGCATGTTGTATTGACAATTTAGATCGTTATAGAATTTGCTATATGTTGACTTTACACAAAACTGTTGAAACTCTTGtaacatcagcttgtttgtcagtggcctgcctcgatttaaaaacggagctgtccccgaggatacttgtccCTCGATATATATTCCTTCATCTATTTTGCaatgcttatgggagttatgagattgatcattgttcgttatctttaccttgtatcatacacagaacaagttcttggttatcgaatcagttgaggaaCATAAGTACGatatgcaggcgataatggaatatcgctacaAACATGTTAATATCGGAAGTTCGCGATGGATAAAATCCCACATTAgacatattgaaataaaactacGTATCATCTATCCTgcgtttagtaaaccagaagtgagataaaaaaaaattagataggCTACATAAGGAACTTGTTTTGGTTTCAGGtgacaaagcttgtaataaCAGTGTCTTTGTTTGCAAGGCTCATTATTAAAAGTGtgttttaaacgaacttggcattaattctacTTGTActtcaactgccctttcaaaatatgaaattattgaaAAACCATGCCTGTACtgaattcctaaacttcattaaaaaaaaccttacaaacaaagatacattgctggatccaatGAGTGTTCAACCAAGCCCCTacctttgctcctcacaaaaacattaacagctgtgaaagagaaactttaaacgtactttgcgactacatataccagaagtaatgcaaatcaaatgtggattctaaattAAATCTGAAGAACTTATAGTAAACTTGAAgtcacaaaacttttcttaaatcatcaaaatcaaaatcaaaatgtatgacttttcaacactttacacgaccattcttcaCGATCAATTacagactagactttttgacatcatcgacagttgcttcttcaacaaaaatggaaaacgcaaatattcatacctagtgatcagtcatccaaaaattactttgttaaacaccactctgatccCAGGCAAAGTATTTTGAAGGTATAATAACAAATATGCtggaattcctcattgacaatacttttgtggtctttggtgatcaagtcttccaacagtcagttaaaattcccatgggcatgaattgtgctcctttgttagatgACCTGTTTTGAAAGtcttatgaaacagaatttattcaaaacttttACGTGAGACGAATACTTCTCTTGCTTTGGCCTTCAATTCGGCATTAAATATACCAAGAACGTTTTATTTAgcaaggtagctcattacacaaAACATTTTAAGGGCTAGTTAGAACACCTCATATGAtatatgatttcaccatcgaaagagtgatacaaggtCCCAATtatttcttatgaatatatgcATGTTTTATGATTCTCCCCGGAAAGATAAAAAGGgcgttttgtttgcaaataagaaatTGTTGAGTCCAAATTTTGTTGCGATTTGGTGCATGACATTAATACCTAATAAAAAGTATCTTGGATActcagatataaacgttctaatttttagaaaaatatatttatgaaaattgaagacGTTAtgtttagatattttttaaatccatggataaaatcttcaaaaacatGTTAGTTAGTAAAAAGATAAatcgaagaaatatatttttaaaaacaattggaacgaaatgaccaaatttcaaatatatgtcACTATATTCAAATTagagaaggaaaaaaaaaaaacaatttagTTTCCTttacgaaaggtgaagataacgaacagtgatgaatctcataactcctataagcaaaacaaaatagatagttgggcaaacacgaacccctgaacacaccagaggtgggatcaggtgcgtaggaggagtaagcatcccctgtcgaccgatcacacccgccgtgagacctatatcctgattaggtaaactcattgaatttgtaaaccattttacatcaagagAATGCATTTTTCTGTTACAATGTTCTCCATGACTACTTTTTCATAATTCCAATCGGTcttggttcaaatttgaaaaccaattcatttcaatgtatgtttaaaattcatttctctgataaatttttttctaattgacatgttttgtttttaaaaagttgttatCAGtagattgaaaaaatattagcaattaacgttttctattttcataaatatttttttatttaaaacatcaGAACGTCTATCTGAGTAGTTCAGGCATGTAttctgaaatattcatatcgtGCATCAAAtgacagcgaaatttggactctacaATCTCTTATTGGCCAACAAAATGCCCTTTTTATAATTccgggaaaaatcacaaaaaaattcaaatagaatGATTGAGAGGTTGTATCaatctttcgatggtgaaatcatacttcataagagatGTTTGAACGAGCCCTGagataaaattttagtgtaatgagataccttaataataataattttcattcaaatgtcgattcAATAGATctctgtgaactcaaaataaaagacataaCAGTCATTCGCTTCTGTTTCATACACATTAGATAGCGCTTAtgcatttttctgcaatgtatGTAACCTCCTTCATCCGATAAAACAAcatagacattttattgttcttatctatttaaaaaaaaataaaactagatttaaatactaaaatatcatatcgtttctttaaatgaaacagCCAACGCAACATTTGACCTTGACGACGCCCCAAACTTGGCAATGATTACGGGGAAATGTGGTAAGAAAAAAcaggatcgaactagtttgcaacaaattCATTGTCACAGACGAAAGCAatgccaatttcaaaagaatgtaCATATATGACATGAAATCATTAATGTTCCCACCAGTACCATATACCGATAACATTACTCGACTTTAAAGAGAGGCGACTTAGTTCCATTGGTGATGGTTTGGAGACTAGTAAAAGCTTATATTGATATGGAATAAATTAGTTTAGTGATGCCACTTTTTGTTGGTTATCAAGATTTTAAATATCTGTTGTCAAGTGATGCAATATCGTGCATAATGGCTCTTTGCATTTATATTATTTAGTTTGTGCTCGTTGACGGTATAAGGTTGTGTGGGCTAGGGGTATGCACGAAGTCCACAAAATCATTAGGTCCACgaaatataatgattttacgGTATCAACTTACTTCTCATTAACTCGCGTAGCAAAACTATAACACTGACCCGCCacattgattattcatttttACTTTTGTAGCTTCAACAAACCAAGGATTTGGCGACAGTAATATACAATGTGCCTTTTGCAAATGGTCCACCCCTTGTTGCTGCTCTCACTTATGTACTGCTTCTTTTTTGCTTCCTGATCCCTTCCATCCTCAGCCTGTTTTTTCTGAAGGATTATACGCAGATTCACGTTTGGCttattcaaatttttaacaAGCACCTTTCAGTGTATCAATCTAAGGATCAATAGTTATTGTATCTTGATATGGGAATTAAAGAAATCAAGACACTATAATTCAATATctgttatatttttttatagTTTGATGATGTATTGATTTGACAAAGGATGAAATTCAGcgtaacaaaaaaaaaaaaaaaaaaaaaaaaaaaaaaaaagattagtCCGGATCTGGTTTTAGTAGCTGTAGGGCTGAGTAAATCTAATTGATTGTTTTTCAATGCCTTTTGTATGTGAAAATAGACGTAAACTTTAAACATACTTTTTACAACGATGTACTAATAGATGCATGTATTGTTTACGCATTTTGAGCtctatatgatatcaataacaGAACTCTTTCCCACATACGTTCGATTCTGGACAGGAAAACACAACAATAATTCTTGCATGGCATGCTTTTTTCGTTGAATATTTGCTTCCGTCGAGCAACGCAGAATGAATTATTACTGGCCGTGGAATAAAGTCGACATCGGCGAGGATAGTTCCACTTGACCGCCTCTgtataaagaaaattgaaacaaTTTACGTTCTCTTTTAATGCCTTTTATATAAGGGATGAAAAGGCATTTCAACTAGATTATTGaaggaaaatatacatgtatataattatttaaaacGTGGAAGAAGTGTTGTAAATgcgaataaaaaaataaaaataaatgtgtcGTTTGAGACAGAATCGAACCATTGCAAAAATAAACACGGTATATACAGCTGACTGAACTATTCtaagaacatacatgtataatcccgtattaaggtagctcattacaccaaaccTTTATTCACTGGCTcgttaaagggacatggacacaatttggTTCATCACAATTATTTGGATATTTAATTGATGATTTGATAGTATCTTATTCGTGAAAAATATAGCAATAAACCTAAATTTCCGAAATTGACGCAAAGATGTATTTGAGACATctaaagttttcattttcaaaacaaggcaCGGGTTATGttcttatttacatgtaacgtGACTTGACTGCCAGGGTGTCGCCAAAGTTGAAGAATACGGCGAAAAAGCTTTTTATAATGACAATTTCCTCAT is part of the Ostrea edulis chromosome 2, xbOstEdul1.1, whole genome shotgun sequence genome and harbors:
- the LOC130052045 gene encoding uncharacterized protein LOC130052045 → MDEDKCKYQKHHMYLRQLLLKNHLPLSQLQQTKDLATVIYNVPFANGPPLVAALTYVLLLFCFLIPSILSLFFLKDYTQIHVWLIQIFNKHLSVYQSKDQ